A stretch of Rhododendron vialii isolate Sample 1 chromosome 4a, ASM3025357v1 DNA encodes these proteins:
- the LOC131321985 gene encoding uncharacterized protein LOC131321985 translates to MGSCAVVELQRNAPKWSKVIDEIVRMEKKIFPKHESLARSFDEELKRRNSGLLYSDVDGDVAGYVMYSWPSSLCASITKLAVKEGYRRQGHGEALLDEAIKKCRTRSVQRISLHVDPSRTPAMTLYKKLGFRIDDLIAGYYSPDRSAYRMYLDFDE, encoded by the exons ATGGGGAGCTGCGCGGTGGTGGAGCTGCAGAGAAACGCGCCCAAATGGAGCAAAGTGATCGACGAGATAGTgaggatggagaagaagataTTCCCAAAGCACGAATCCCTCGCTAGATCGTTCGACGAAGAGCTGAAGAGGAGGAACAGCGGGTTGCTTTACTCGGACGTCGACGGAGATGTCGCCGGCTATGTCATGTATTCGTGGCCTTCTTCACTCTGTGCTTCCATTACCAAATTGGCAG TGAAGGAGGGCTATCGGAGGCAAGGCCATGGAGAGGCTCTGCTGGATGAAGCAATTAAGAAGTGCAGAACTAGGAGTGTCCAACGCATATCACTCCACGTCGATCCCTCCAGAACTCCGGCCATGACGCTCTACAAGAAACTGGGTTTTCGAATCGACGACCTGATAGCAGGTTACTACTCTCCGGATCGGAGTGCTTATAGAATGTACTTGGATTTTGATGAGTAA